DNA sequence from the Methanobrevibacter millerae genome:
GCCCCAGTCATTCAGTCTCTTTAAAACCACTTTGTCCTCGTCTGCATCTTCGCCGAAGGTAAACAGAGCCTCCTTGCAGCCGTACTCTTCAGCTGTCTTGAGCTCTTTAAAAACCTCTTTTTTGCTTTTCAGAATAATGGCTTCGGAATCGTTTGAATCCTTTTTAAAATTACAGTATCCGCAGTCGTTTCTGCAGATTTCAGTTAATGGTATAAAAACGTTTTTAGAATAAGTAATAAGATTATTCTTCCTGTATCGTGCCGCTTTGGCCATATATTTAAGAAGGTCTAAACGTTTTGCGTTCAATACGGAAAGAATATCTTCTTTTGTGTATTTCGTCATGTTTTTTACTCGACTCTTTCGGAAACGGTAACTTCAACATATAGCGGCGGAATTCCGTTTTTGTCTTCCCAAACTGCGATGATAACGTCAAAGCTTGGAAGTTCAAAAACCTTATAGACAACCACAAGCCCCATTGATTCAAGCTCTTCCTTTACCCTTGAAAAGCCTTTGCCGTCAACGGTTACGGTTGTCAATTCGCTTTCCTTTATATGCTTGTCACCCAGTTTCATTATTTCTTCGATTTTGGTGGATGTTGCAGGAATTTCAACGCCGCCAAGTTCCTCACCGATTTCTAAAACCTTGCTTTCAAGCTCGTCAACCGGTATTGCTTTTCTTGTACGGCTTCTAACGATTAATATCTTGTCGTTGTCGATTGCCGGACGGGATCCTTTAAATGAATCGAAAAATCCCATAACGCTTCCTGCAATTTCGTATCTCTTTAGCATTGCATCAAGTCCTTACATGTTTAATTCGGCTTTCAGTTCGCCCATAGTCGTTACTTTTTCCGCATATGCGTTGTGTCTGTGGATACTTTCTTCGTTTTCCTGTCTTGCAGTAATTAATGTCTCGTCAGGCAGGTCTGAGTATTTCTCAGCAATCATTTCCATCATGTTTCTCACACAGTCCTCAACGAATGCAGGGTTTCTGTGGGCGTTCAGGACATTTGCGTTCTCGTCAGGTCTTTTGAGAAGTTCAAATACTGGTGCAGACATTGACTTTTCGATGATTTCGATGATATCCTCCCCTTTGACTTCCCATCCTTCAGGAACTTCAATCAATAATGTTCCGATACCTCTCTGGTTGTGGGATGCGAAAGTCACTGTATCAAGCACTTTCTGTGTGGTTTCTTCATCCAGGAATTCCAGCAATCTGATTTTGTCGGATTCCCTTACGGATTCCTGGGCGCATGGGCAAACGGTCATTCCAACCAGTTCCGCACCGATGCTTTTCCTGATTTCCACGTTTCCTTCTTCATCTCTTAAGCCGACTGCCTTTGCTTTGAGATTGCACATTTCCTGTGTTTCCCTTTTGGTTGCAGGTGACTCTCTCATGAACATGTAGTCGCTTGTCATGGAAATTTCAACACGTTCAGCGTATTCGTGCTTTTCCATCATCCTTTCAACAATCTTTGCACATAATGATTCCACTCCAACACTTTTGTCTTTAGAAACGTCATCCAAAACTTCGCTGATAGCTTCGGGGTTTCTTGACATATGCACTCCTTTCTGATTGTTTGGCAAATCAACAAATGCATCAAAGGTCGGCAATAGAATTATTGGTCTTTTATTTGCTCGTTCGAGTTGCAATAGTTTTTTAACACCGGTTACTCCTACTCTAGTCAGTTTAATAGGAATATGCGGTGCACCGTCTTGGGTGTCTGGTAAACAAACTGCCAATTTCATAACCTCTAATTAATATTTGATAATATAAGTTTTTTGTTTTCAAGATATTTAAATTAATATCATATAAAAATTTTAGATTTTTTTGATAGATTTTAAAATTTTTTGAAAAAAAGTAGATATTCAGTTTGATTGACTGTTCAATAAATAAAATAAAAATAGTTAATACAGTAGGGTTTTGCTACTGTATCTATAAGATGTTAGATGATCCCATATCCTCT
Encoded proteins:
- a CDS encoding DUF2120 family protein: MLKRYEIAGSVMGFFDSFKGSRPAIDNDKILIVRSRTRKAIPVDELESKVLEIGEELGGVEIPATSTKIEEIMKLGDKHIKESELTTVTVDGKGFSRVKEELESMGLVVVYKVFELPSFDVIIAVWEDKNGIPPLYVEVTVSERVE
- the mptA gene encoding GTP cyclohydrolase MptA; protein product: MAVCLPDTQDGAPHIPIKLTRVGVTGVKKLLQLERANKRPIILLPTFDAFVDLPNNQKGVHMSRNPEAISEVLDDVSKDKSVGVESLCAKIVERMMEKHEYAERVEISMTSDYMFMRESPATKRETQEMCNLKAKAVGLRDEEGNVEIRKSIGAELVGMTVCPCAQESVRESDKIRLLEFLDEETTQKVLDTVTFASHNQRGIGTLLIEVPEGWEVKGEDIIEIIEKSMSAPVFELLKRPDENANVLNAHRNPAFVEDCVRNMMEMIAEKYSDLPDETLITARQENEESIHRHNAYAEKVTTMGELKAELNM